In Bactrocera oleae isolate idBacOlea1 chromosome 3, idBacOlea1, whole genome shotgun sequence, a genomic segment contains:
- the LOC106623574 gene encoding peroxisomal acyl-coenzyme A oxidase 3: MSQNPDTTFLPDLPKGPLCRYRSRAKFDWKQLKVIFEREQDLRIKYKVWKILENDPLFSKPQSTLSADEQKHLCAMQVNRMPHLNLIPKEIEQKSFGEKTKYLMSINEALHTYCPSLSVKIALGVGLFNNAIRAMGTERHMKYYDAAWNRELITCLAITELAHGSNTKSIRTTATYDPKTQEFVINTPDFEAAKCWVGNLGKTATIAMTFANLYTNDCENHGLHGFLIPIRDPKTLQAYPGVLVGDIGEKIGLNGIDNGFVLFSNYRIPRENLLNRTGDVTPEGVYESVFSEPGKVLGAALESFSAGRIGIMQESANTLASAAVIAVRYAALRKQFGPEKDGPEVPIIEYQLQQWRIFPYLAAAGVLKLAVAELTEIYLGIIERSQKDSNGFEFLTQIVSEIHAVISSSKPLLTWTARDAIQEAREACGGHGYLKASKLGDLRNDHDPSVTYEGDNNVLGQQASNWLLRQWNSTVESPVGTANFLKNRDDILQYTYEKVAQETPIESMDFALQCYEWMLCYLLQKTANRVAEDIKAGAHRFDARNNSQVYGARDLSLAYAEYFALSRFRERFRRLEVNTELSKVLELLFAIYSMWCIDHHMTTFYVGGFAKSASFAETIRARLLVKCSELKDSAVSVADALAPPDFALNSIIAKSDGLLYDNLQSEFMTHKGAFERPSWWKDIIIPQVKSKL, encoded by the exons ATGAGTCAAAACCCGGACACTACATTTTTACCGGATCTTCCAAAAGGACCTTTATGTAGATATCGCAGTCGCGCTAAATTCGACTGGAAGCAGCTTAAAGTGATATTCGAAAGAGAGCAGGACTTGCGCATAAAG tATAAAGTATGGAAGATACTTGAAAATGATCCACTATTCTCCAAACCACAGTCTACACTATCTGCCGACGAACAGAAGCATCTCTGCGCCATGCAAGTTAACCGCATGCCACATTTGAATCTCATACCGAAAGAGATCGAACAGAAGAGTTTCGGtgaaaaaaccaaatatttgaTGAGCATAAATGAGGCTTTGCACACATACTGTCCGAGTTTGTCAGTGAAAATCGCATTGGGTGTCGGACTTTTTAACAACGCCATACGCGCTATGGGCACAGAAAGACACATGAAGTACTACGACGCTGCGTGGAATCGTGAACTTATAACGTGTTTGGCCATTACAGAGCTGGCGCATGGTAGCAACACGAAGAGTATTCGTACCACTGCTACATATGATCCAAAAACGCAGGAGTTCGTAATAAATACGCCAGACTTTGAGGCGGCGAAGTGTTGGGTTGGTAATTTGGGTAAAACGGCCACGATTGCGATGACATTTGCCAATTTATACACGAATGATTGTGAAAATCATGGGCTCCATGGTTTTCTAATACCTATACGCGACCCGAAAACACTGCAGGCATATCCAGGTGTGTTGGTTGGTGATATTGGCGAAAAGATCGGTCTGAATGGCATCGACAATGGCTTTGTACTATTTTCAAACTATCGCATTCCACGTGAAAATCTTCTGAACCGCACTGGCGATGTGACACCAGAAGGTGTTTACGAGAGCGTCTTTTCTGAACCCGGTAAGGTGTTGGGTGCTGCTTTAGAGTCTTTTTCGGCGGGTAGAATTGGCATTATGCAAGAGTCAGCGAATACTCTGGCCAGTGCAGCTGTAATTGCTGTGCGTTATGCAGCGCTGAGAAAGCAGTTTGGTCCCGAGAAAGATGGACCGGAAGTGCCGATAATTGAGTACCAGCTTCAG CAATGGCGCATATTCCCATATCTGGCGGCAGCTGGTGTACTAAAACTTGCTGTAGCGGAGCTGACAGAAATTTATCTTGGCATCATTGAAAGATCCCAGAAGGATTCTAATGGATTTGAGTTTTTG ACCCAAATTGTGTCCGAAATTCATGCAGTCATTTCTTCATCGAAACCCCTGCTTACATGGACTGCAAGAGATGCTATTCAAGAAGCGAGAGAAGCTTGCGGCGGTCATGGTTATTTAAAAGCTTCCAAACTAGGCGATCTGCGTAACGATCACGACCCAAGTGTCACCTATGAAGGCGACAATAATGTGCTCGGGCAACAAGCATCCAACTGGCTTCTGCGACAATGGAATAGCACAGTTGAAAGTCCAGTGGGCActgcaaattttttgaaaaatcgtgaTGATATTCTGCAATACACCTACGAAAAGGTGGCGCAAGAAACGCCAATTGAATCTATGGATT TCGCTCTGCAATGCTACGAGTGGATGTTGTGTTATCTACTGCAGAAAACAGCGAATCGTGTGGCTGAAGACATAAAAGCCGGAGCACATCGTTTTGATGCTCGCAATAACTCTCAGGTGTATGGCGCGCGCGATTTGTCATTGGCTTATGCGGAATATTTCGCGCTAAGTCGTTTCCGCGAGCGGTTCCGCCGTCTGGAAGTGAACACTGAATTGTCGAAAGTACTGGAACTGCTCTTCGCCATCTATTCAATGTGGTGCATTGACCATCACATGACCACCTTTTATGTGGGCGGATTTGCAAAGTCAGCCTCGTTTGCCGAAACGATACGTGCACGCCTGCTTGTTAAATGTAGCGAACTGAAGGACTCGGCAGTATCGGTAGCAGACGCATTGGCGCCGCCTGATTTTGCACTTAATTCGATCATCGCCAAATCCGACGGGCTTTTGTACGACAATTTACAAAGTGAATTTATGACCCATAAGGGTGCATTTGAGCGCCCCTCTTGGTGGAAAGATATTATTATTCCTCAGGTTAAGTcgaagctttaa